CGGGTTTACCGGGCCGCGTCCTCCACTGGCCGCCACTGTACCCGCATCTCCGCGACGGGCCGGTCGAACAGTCCGGCGCCGCGCCCACTGAACAGCTGCTCCCAGTCGGCCGGGTCGAGCGCCTTGCGCAGCCGCGTGGCGTAGTTCTGCACGAGCGCGGCGCGGTAGTGCCCCGCGTCGTAATCGCGTCCGTCCGGGTCGGTCAGGACGCTCAGGCCAACCCCCGTGCGGACGTACAGGTCAATGCGGTCCCCCACCCGGAAGTCCAGGCCCGCCTGCCACGCCGCTTCCAGATGCGCTTCCTTACGCTGGCCGCGCGTCTGCGCGTAATCGGCGCGCGCCTTGCCCATCCGGACGCGGCTGCTCACGTCCGCGTTCGTGACGTCACGCGCCGTCAGTCGGGTCGTCGTGTCCTCGAACGCCGCCTGCACGCCGGGCACGTCACCCTGCAGCAGGGCCCGCAGCGCCGTTCGCAGGAAGGCCGTGCCGTACCGCTCGGACCGGCTGGATTCGAACGACGCGCCACTGAGGTCCAGCGTGCCGTCGTAGCGGAGCAGCACGTAGTTCTTCACCTGATGGCTCAGCATGGCCTGCGCGCGGCCGTCGAACTCCAGCGTGATGCCGTCCGGGAGGCCCGCCGAGACTTCGCTGATCAGTTGTCGCTCCTGCGCCTCGCCAGTGTCCTCCCCGGTGCTGAAGTACACGCCGTCGGTGTCCGACTCGATCAACTGCACGCCCCGGGCTTCCAGCGCGCCCGTCACCTGCTGGAGCAGCGCGCGACCCCGGGCGGTGACCCGGTCGGCAGCCTCCCGGTCCCCCAGCCGTGCGAGCCGCCCGGCGCCGAGGTACCCGTACGCGGCGTTCACGACGAGCTTCATGGCGTCCTGCATCGCGTGATGCTCCCGGCGCTGTGGGCCACTCAGGGTGGCGTCGCGGGCGGCTCGTTTGTGGGTGAGCCGCTGGGTGGTCAGGTCACTCACGATCCGGTGGAAGACGCCAAGCTCGTCCTGGCGTGGCCCGATGCCCTCGGCGCGGATGATGCTGGGGTACATGCTCGCCACGTCCGCCTTGACAACGTGCCGCAGGACGCCCTCGGCGTGCAATTGCACGTGCCCGCCCCTGTGCGGTTCGAGGTGCCCCCGTTCCGACGCGGGGAAGGGCCGACCTGCTTCGACATATGCGCGGATCAGCATGGGTTCGAGCACGCCCTTGGCGGGCCCGGCGCGGGTCAGGCGGTGGTACGGGCGGGGCGTCAGGCGGGCCAGCGCGAAGCTCGGGGCCAGCACGATGCGGGCCAGGTCGTCCACCTCCTGCACGTCCTGCCGCGCGTACTGCCGCACGCGGGCCGAGTGGTCCCGGTAGGTCTGGACGATCTGGTCGCCCTCAAGGTAGACGCGGTCCTCCGGGGCGATGCCGAAGTGCCGCGCGGCGGCCTTCAGGCCGCTGGACGGCAGGTTCAACCGGCGCACGGCGTCGAGCGTGTCGAGGATCTCCCGCCCGGGGCAGACCCACATCGGCACGCGGCTGCCGTCATCAACGGTCCAGGGCACGCCGTCGCCGGACCGGCCGAGCCGGAAGGGAATGCCGTGCCGCCGGGCGCGGGCGGCCAGGAATGGCAGGTCGAAGCCATGGATGAAGTGGTTCTCGATGACGTCCGGGTCACGCTCCTGCACCAGGGCCAGGAACGCCTCGATGATCTCGCCCTCCTGCGCGGGGCGCCTGGCTTCGAGCAGGGTGTCCAGGCCGCGGTTGTCGCGCACGGCGATCAGGAAGAGGCGGCCCTCGTCGGGGCTCAGGGCGGTGGTTTCCAGGTCGAACTGCAGGCGGACGGGCTGATCGAAGGTCAGGCCCTGGTGGTACGTCTGCCGGGTCGCGATGAGGTACTGCTCCGCGTACCCCAGGCGCAGGTAGCCGCTGAGGTCACCGAGCGCAGGTCTCGCCTTCAGGGCGCGGGCGGTGACGGCGCCCCGCTGGATCTCCCCTTCCAGCTGCCGGGGACTGGGACCGCTCAGGAGGTAGCGGTAGGCGCGGGGATCCACCTGGCTGTCCGGGGCGAGGTCCTGGGCGTGGAAGACCGCTCCGGGCGGGGCTGGGTCAGCGGAGACCGAGAGCCGGTTCCCGAGGTGGCGGAGGTCGTCCACGGTCCGGGCGTAGATCCAGCCCCGCTGCCGGGTGCGCCGCACGTGCCCCTCACCGGTGACCGGGTCGCGGCGCCAGACGTCCACCGCGCCGTCCGCCGTGGCGTGCACCGAGACGATGCCTGTGCGTGGTGCGGACGGCGTGGTGAGGTCGGGGGCGGGAAGGCGCACCGACCCAGTATCCATCAGGGTGTGGGGTCCACGGCCCCATCAGCGGTGCTCAGCAGCCTGAGCAGGGCCCGACGCCATCACTACGGCGCGGGGTCGGGCGTGAAGGTGCGGGGGTAGTCGTCGTGGTCGTCATGAGGGACAGTGTTCCAGAAGCGGGGCGCTGAGTGAGGCTCAAGTGGGAACGGGCAGGTGCCGGTCCTACCCCAGCTCGCGCCTCCATGACGAAAGCGTGGGCTGGGGTAGGACCATCCGGTTGCCGAGTGTCGTCCCAGTGGTCCCTCGTTGGGCACGTGTGGCGCCCATGCCTGAAGATGCTGATGTCGTTCGGAACCCCTCGCCCACCGTCGCTACTCGGTATTCTTGAATGACATGGCCTTACTTCAATTCCGTGTTCAACACTTCCGCAGCGTGAAGGATAGCGGGTGGATTAGCTGTGACGACGTTACGACCCTGGTAGGGATGAATGAGGCAGGAAAGAGCAACATCCTGCTGGCCCTCTGGCGCCTGAACCCTGCACAAAGTGGAGAGATTGTCGCCCGCGCCGATCTTCCTCGCCACCTGTTCGCCGAAGCGCGCAACAAGCTCAAAGACTACACTTTTATTGAAGCCGACTTCCAATTAAACGCTGAGGACACTGCAAGAATTGCCGAGAAGGCTCTCATTAAGAATAAGG
The genomic region above belongs to Deinococcus grandis and contains:
- a CDS encoding ribonuclease H-like domain-containing protein, giving the protein MRLPAPDLTTPSAPRTGIVSVHATADGAVDVWRRDPVTGEGHVRRTRQRGWIYARTVDDLRHLGNRLSVSADPAPPGAVFHAQDLAPDSQVDPRAYRYLLSGPSPRQLEGEIQRGAVTARALKARPALGDLSGYLRLGYAEQYLIATRQTYHQGLTFDQPVRLQFDLETTALSPDEGRLFLIAVRDNRGLDTLLEARRPAQEGEIIEAFLALVQERDPDVIENHFIHGFDLPFLAARARRHGIPFRLGRSGDGVPWTVDDGSRVPMWVCPGREILDTLDAVRRLNLPSSGLKAAARHFGIAPEDRVYLEGDQIVQTYRDHSARVRQYARQDVQEVDDLARIVLAPSFALARLTPRPYHRLTRAGPAKGVLEPMLIRAYVEAGRPFPASERGHLEPHRGGHVQLHAEGVLRHVVKADVASMYPSIIRAEGIGPRQDELGVFHRIVSDLTTQRLTHKRAARDATLSGPQRREHHAMQDAMKLVVNAAYGYLGAGRLARLGDREAADRVTARGRALLQQVTGALEARGVQLIESDTDGVYFSTGEDTGEAQERQLISEVSAGLPDGITLEFDGRAQAMLSHQVKNYVLLRYDGTLDLSGASFESSRSERYGTAFLRTALRALLQGDVPGVQAAFEDTTTRLTARDVTNADVSSRVRMGKARADYAQTRGQRKEAHLEAAWQAGLDFRVGDRIDLYVRTGVGLSVLTDPDGRDYDAGHYRAALVQNYATRLRKALDPADWEQLFSGRGAGLFDRPVAEMRVQWRPVEDAAR